From the Salmo trutta chromosome 2, fSalTru1.1, whole genome shotgun sequence genome, one window contains:
- the LOC115148487 gene encoding urotensin-2 receptor-like, translating to MTTVSMEPLLVLMELIPNATDLPLDSTPSSPEDTAATFTIGCILSLMCLVGVSGNIYTLVVMCHSMRFAASMYIYIINLALADLLYLLTIPFVVCTYFLKGWYFGDAGCRILISMDFLTMHASIFTLTIMSTERYFAVLKPLDTVKRSKSYRKAIAVLVWVASLVLTLPMILSIQMMKVGSKAMCQPTISQLSYKVYITFLFCTSIVAPGMIIGFLYIGLARTYWISQTETFKQTKKLPNQKVLYLIFTIVLLFWACFLPFWIWQLLGQFQPSIHLSTKSKRNINYLTTCLTYSNSCINPFLYTLLTKNYKEYLRKRQRTWTAGSYFNRWNRFQRSPRRSLSSSSQQCTESFMLTHTPSLRTTHNSSL from the exons ATGACCACAGTATCCATGGAGCCCCTGCTGGTCCTGATGGAGCTGATCCCCAACGCCACCGACCTGCCTTTAGACTCCACCCCTTCCTCTCCCGAAGACACCGCCGCCACCTTCACAATAGGCTGTATTCTCTCCCTCATGTGTCTGGTTGGCGTCTCCGGAAACATCTACACCCTTGTGGTCATGTGTCACTCCATGCGTTTTGCGGCGTCCATGTATATTTACATCATCAACTTAGCCCTGGCTGACCTCCTCTATCTGTTGACCATTCCGTTCGTGGTCTGCACATACTTCCTGAAAGGTTGGTATTTTGGCGATGCTGGGTGCAGGATTCTAATCAGCATGGATTTTCTGACGATGCACGCCAGCATTTTCACGCTGACCATCATGAGCACGGAGAGATACTTTGCCGTGCTGAAACCACTGGACACAGTCAAGCGGTCAAAGAGCTACCGCAAAGCCATTGCGGTGCTCGTGTGGGTGGCTTCCCTGGTCCTGACTTTACCCATGATTCTCAGTATTCAGATGATGAAGGTGGGGAGCAAGGCCATGTGCCAGCCAACTATCTCACAGCTGTCCTATAAGGTATATATCACCTTCCTATTCTGTACCAGCATTGTGGCTCCGGGGATGATCATTGGCTTTCTCTACATCGGGCTGGCTCGTACCTACTGGATCTCTCAGACAGAAACCTTCAAACAGACCAAGAAACTACCCAACCAAAAG GTCCTCTATCTGATCTTCACCATTGTACTGCTGTTCTGGGCCTGTTTCCTGCCCTTCTGGATCTGGCAGCTCCTGGGTCAGTTCcagccctccatccatctctccaccaaGTCCAAGCGCAACATCAACTACTTGACCACCTGTCTCACCTACTCCAACAGCTGCATCAACCCTTTCCTCTACACGCTGCTCACCAAGAACTACAAGGAGTACCTGCGGAAGCGCCAGCGCACCTGGACCGCGGGCAGCTACTTCAACCGATGGAACCGGTTCCAGCGATCACCCAGGAGGTCGCTGTCCTCCAGCAGCCAGCAGTGCACAGAGAGCTTCATGCTCACACACACGCCGTCTCTGCGCACCACGCACAACAGCAGCCTGTGA